A genome region from Pontiella agarivorans includes the following:
- a CDS encoding lipopolysaccharide biosynthesis protein, with the protein MPEFKSDSSLRRILSNGVYTVSRFGIYAISGILFIPFLVKEFGSGSYGLLALGGFLTQYIGMISSCVGTAVARYLNIALNSNDWKQANEIFTTAIVANAGFILLQLPLFALGVWKLDWLIDFPEELASDFRILVACNILLFFLNIMKGVLFTPIQAANRLDISEKFMIGSQIARMVLLFGLIKCCGARLWIVGAVDLSLSICVFLIGVSIYHKLVQENLIFKREYITTKWVKPILSMAGWSLVSMLGFSLFVKTDVWIINRFVSKEMAGVYAALLVWPNLIKQVGSVLGGLVAPVFTIDFAHGRNERMVDSLMVSAQFVAYAASLLCGIFIALAPGLIRLWLDESFIQYALWIRLLLGLLVFTISGSVFWRIFVTIGETKYMGLGNLIPGVLNISFSLLLVHFGYGALGVIYASMAALVLKENILFPFWISKEVGIPFWRFLLIYLRAGAGCVLVILVSQLLISKPVEMSIWQLGYVMPLSGLALLALIILMSTNNEKQAFTKAVQNNLPIGAKK; encoded by the coding sequence ATGCCTGAATTTAAGTCTGACAGCAGCTTGAGACGGATTCTGAGTAATGGTGTTTATACGGTTAGTCGATTCGGTATATATGCCATTTCCGGAATTCTATTTATCCCTTTTTTGGTAAAAGAATTCGGTAGTGGTTCTTATGGACTGCTTGCCCTTGGAGGATTCCTTACTCAGTATATCGGCATGATTTCCAGTTGTGTGGGCACGGCAGTTGCCCGCTATTTAAATATAGCTCTTAATAGCAATGATTGGAAACAGGCCAATGAAATCTTTACAACGGCTATTGTAGCGAATGCCGGGTTTATCTTATTGCAACTTCCTTTGTTTGCCTTAGGGGTGTGGAAATTAGATTGGTTAATTGATTTCCCCGAGGAGCTCGCAAGTGATTTCCGTATTCTGGTCGCGTGTAATATTCTGCTGTTTTTCTTAAACATTATGAAGGGAGTACTGTTTACTCCCATTCAGGCTGCAAACCGTTTAGATATCAGTGAAAAATTCATGATTGGATCGCAGATTGCCAGAATGGTGCTTCTGTTTGGTTTAATCAAGTGCTGTGGTGCAAGGCTGTGGATTGTCGGGGCAGTTGATCTGAGCCTTTCAATTTGTGTGTTTTTAATCGGAGTATCCATATACCACAAGCTTGTACAGGAAAACCTTATTTTCAAGCGGGAATATATTACAACCAAGTGGGTAAAGCCTATTTTATCGATGGCTGGCTGGTCTTTGGTTTCAATGCTCGGGTTTTCGTTGTTTGTGAAAACTGATGTGTGGATTATCAATCGGTTTGTGAGTAAGGAGATGGCAGGGGTGTATGCCGCATTATTGGTGTGGCCTAATCTTATCAAGCAGGTGGGGTCTGTATTGGGGGGATTGGTGGCACCGGTCTTTACGATTGATTTCGCACATGGGCGAAATGAACGTATGGTCGATAGTCTGATGGTTTCCGCTCAGTTCGTGGCCTATGCAGCATCATTGTTGTGTGGAATATTCATTGCATTGGCTCCGGGATTGATCAGACTGTGGCTTGATGAGAGCTTTATTCAGTATGCGTTATGGATTCGCCTTTTGCTGGGCTTGTTGGTTTTTACGATCAGCGGTTCAGTTTTTTGGAGGATTTTTGTAACAATCGGAGAAACAAAATACATGGGATTGGGCAATCTTATTCCGGGAGTGTTGAATATATCCTTCTCATTATTGCTGGTACATTTCGGTTATGGTGCTCTGGGTGTTATTTACGCGTCAATGGCCGCTCTGGTCTTAAAAGAAAATATTCTTTTCCCGTTTTGGATATCCAAAGAAGTTGGAATTCCGTTTTGGCGGTTTTTATTAATTTACCTTCGTGCTGGAGCCGGATGTGTGTTGGTTATTCTGGTGAGCCAGCTTCTGATTTCAAAGCCTGTCGAGATGTCGATATGGCAACTGGGTTATGTAATGCCTCTAAGTGGACTGGCTCTTCTTGCTCTTATCATACTTATGTCAACCAATAATGAAAAACAGGCCTTTACAAAAGCAGTTCAGAATAACTTGCCGATAGGAGCAAAAAAATGA